A region from the Leopardus geoffroyi isolate Oge1 chromosome E3, O.geoffroyi_Oge1_pat1.0, whole genome shotgun sequence genome encodes:
- the ACHE gene encoding acetylcholinesterase isoform X1, whose product MRPPWCPLYTPSLAAPILLLLLFLLGGGAEAEDPELLVTVRGGQLRGVRLMAPGGPVSAFLGIPFAEPPVGPRRFLPPEPKRPWPGVLDATAFQSVCYQYVDTLYPGFEGTEMWNPNRELSEDCLYLNVWTPYPRPASPTPVLVWIYGGGFYSGASSLDVYDGRFLAQAEGTVLVSMNYRVGAFGFLALPGSREAPGNVGLLDQRLALQWVQDNVATFGGDPMSVTLFGESAGAASVGMHLLSPPSRGLFHRAVLQSGAPNGPWATVGVGEARRRATLLARLVGCPPGGAGGNDTELVACLRTRPAQDLVDHEWHVLPQESVFRFSFVPVVDGDFLSDTPEALINAGDFHGLQVLVGVVKDEGSYFLVYGAPGFSKDNESLISRAQFLAGVRVGVPQASDLAAEAVVLHYTDWLNPEDPARLREAMSDVVGDHNVVCPVAQLAGRLAAQGARVYAYIFEHRASTLSWPLWMGVPHGYEIEFIFGLPLEPSLNYTAEERTFAQRLMRYWANFARTGDPNDPRDPKVPQWPPYTAGAQQYVSLDLRPLEVRRGLRAQACAFWNRFLPKLLSATASKAPSTCSGPAHGEAAPRPRPGLSLPLLLLLFLLLSRLLRL is encoded by the exons ATGAGGCCCCCCTGGTGTCCCCTGTACACGCCCTCCCTGGCTGCCCcaattcttctcctcctcctcttcctcctgggaggaggggcagaggctgaggaCCCAGAGCTGCTGGTGACGGTCCGTGGGGGCCAGCTGCGGGGCGTCCGCCTAATGGCCCCTGGAGGCCCTGTCTCTGCTTTTCTGGGCATCCCCTTTGCAGAGCCACCTGTGGGCCCCCGTCGCTTTCTGCCACCGGAGCCCAAGCGGCCCTGGCCAGGGGTGCTGGACGCCACAGCCTTCCAAAGTGTCTGCTACCAATATGTGGACACCTTGTACCCTGGCTTCGAGGGTACCGAGATGTGGAACCCCAACCGCGAGCTGAGTGAGGACTGTCTCTACCTCAACGTATGGACACCATACCCCCGGCCTGCGTCTCCCACCCCTGTCCTCGTCTGGATCTACGGGGGTGGCTTCTACAGTGGGGCCTCCTCCCTGGACGTGTATGATGGCCGCTTCCTGGCCCAGGCTGAGGGGACCGTGCTGGTGTCCATGAACTACCGAGTAGGAGCCTTTGGCTTCTTGGCCCTACCAGGGAGCCGGGAGGCCCCAGGCAACGTGGGTCTACTGGACCAGAGGCTGGCACTGCAGTGGGTACAGGACAACGTGGCAACCTTCGGAGGAGACCCAATGTCAGTGACTCTGTTTGGGGAAAGCGCCGGTGCCGCCTCAGTGGGCATGCACCTGCTGTCGCCTCCCAGCCGGGGCCTGTTCCACAGGGCTGTGCTGCAGAGCGGTGCACCCAATGGCCCCTGGGCCACAGTGGGTGTGGGAGAGGCCCGCCGCAGGGCCACACTGCTGGCACGCCTCGTAGGCTGTCCCCCGGGCGGTGCCGGTGGCAATGACACAGAGCTGGTCGCCTGCCTGAGGACACGGCCAGCTCAGGATCTGGTGGACCACGAGTGGCACGTGCTGCCTCAGGAAAGTGTCTTCCGCTTCTCCTTCGTGCCCGTGGTGGATGGAGACTTCCTCAGTGACACACCCGAGGCCCTCATCAATGCTGGAGACTTCCACGGCCTGCAG GTGCTGGTGGGTGTGGTGAAGGATGAGGGCTCCTATTTTCTGGTTTACGGGGCCCCAGGCTTCAGCAAAGACAACGAATCTCTCATCAGCCGGGCCCAGTTCCTGGCCGGGGTGCGGGTCGGGGTCCCCCAGGCGAGTGACCTAGCTGCCGAGGCTGTGGTCCTGCATTACACAGACTGGCTGAACCCTGAGGACCCCGCACGCCTGAGAGAGGCCATGAGTGACGTGGTGGGCGATCACAACGTCGTGTGCCCCGTGGCCCAGCTGGCTGGGCGACTGGCTGCCCAAGGTGCTCGGGTCTATGCCTACATCTTTGAACACCGTGCGTCTACGCTCTCCTGGCCCCTCTGGATGGGGGTGCCCCATGGCTACGAGATCGAGTTCATCTTTGGGCTCCCTCTGGAACCCTCGCTAAACTATACCGCCGAGGAGAGAACCTTTGCTCAGCGACTGATGAGATACTGGGCCAACTTCGCCCGCACAGG GGACCCCAATGACCCCCGAGACCCCAAAGTCCCGCAGTGGCCACCCTACACGGCGGGCGCGCAGCAGTATGTGAGCCTGGACCTGCGGCCGCTGGAGGTTCGGCGAGGGCTGCGCGCCCAGGCCTGCGCTTTCTGGAACCGCTTCCTACCCAAATTGCTCAGCGCAACCG CCTCGAAGGCTCCCAGCACCTGCTCAGGCCCCGCCCACGGGGAGGCTGCCCCGAGGCCCAGGCCCggcctttccctgcccctccttctcctcctcttcctcctcctctcccgaCTCCTGCGGCTGTGA
- the ACHE gene encoding acetylcholinesterase isoform X2 has translation MRPPWCPLYTPSLAAPILLLLLFLLGGGAEAEDPELLVTVRGGQLRGVRLMAPGGPVSAFLGIPFAEPPVGPRRFLPPEPKRPWPGVLDATAFQSVCYQYVDTLYPGFEGTEMWNPNRELSEDCLYLNVWTPYPRPASPTPVLVWIYGGGFYSGASSLDVYDGRFLAQAEGTVLVSMNYRVGAFGFLALPGSREAPGNVGLLDQRLALQWVQDNVATFGGDPMSVTLFGESAGAASVGMHLLSPPSRGLFHRAVLQSGAPNGPWATVGVGEARRRATLLARLVGCPPGGAGGNDTELVACLRTRPAQDLVDHEWHVLPQESVFRFSFVPVVDGDFLSDTPEALINAGDFHGLQVLVGVVKDEGSYFLVYGAPGFSKDNESLISRAQFLAGVRVGVPQASDLAAEAVVLHYTDWLNPEDPARLREAMSDVVGDHNVVCPVAQLAGRLAAQGARVYAYIFEHRASTLSWPLWMGVPHGYEIEFIFGLPLEPSLNYTAEERTFAQRLMRYWANFARTGDPNDPRDPKVPQWPPYTAGAQQYVSLDLRPLEVRRGLRAQACAFWNRFLPKLLSATDTLDEAERQWKAEFHRWSSYMVHWKNQFDHYSKQDRCSDL, from the exons ATGAGGCCCCCCTGGTGTCCCCTGTACACGCCCTCCCTGGCTGCCCcaattcttctcctcctcctcttcctcctgggaggaggggcagaggctgaggaCCCAGAGCTGCTGGTGACGGTCCGTGGGGGCCAGCTGCGGGGCGTCCGCCTAATGGCCCCTGGAGGCCCTGTCTCTGCTTTTCTGGGCATCCCCTTTGCAGAGCCACCTGTGGGCCCCCGTCGCTTTCTGCCACCGGAGCCCAAGCGGCCCTGGCCAGGGGTGCTGGACGCCACAGCCTTCCAAAGTGTCTGCTACCAATATGTGGACACCTTGTACCCTGGCTTCGAGGGTACCGAGATGTGGAACCCCAACCGCGAGCTGAGTGAGGACTGTCTCTACCTCAACGTATGGACACCATACCCCCGGCCTGCGTCTCCCACCCCTGTCCTCGTCTGGATCTACGGGGGTGGCTTCTACAGTGGGGCCTCCTCCCTGGACGTGTATGATGGCCGCTTCCTGGCCCAGGCTGAGGGGACCGTGCTGGTGTCCATGAACTACCGAGTAGGAGCCTTTGGCTTCTTGGCCCTACCAGGGAGCCGGGAGGCCCCAGGCAACGTGGGTCTACTGGACCAGAGGCTGGCACTGCAGTGGGTACAGGACAACGTGGCAACCTTCGGAGGAGACCCAATGTCAGTGACTCTGTTTGGGGAAAGCGCCGGTGCCGCCTCAGTGGGCATGCACCTGCTGTCGCCTCCCAGCCGGGGCCTGTTCCACAGGGCTGTGCTGCAGAGCGGTGCACCCAATGGCCCCTGGGCCACAGTGGGTGTGGGAGAGGCCCGCCGCAGGGCCACACTGCTGGCACGCCTCGTAGGCTGTCCCCCGGGCGGTGCCGGTGGCAATGACACAGAGCTGGTCGCCTGCCTGAGGACACGGCCAGCTCAGGATCTGGTGGACCACGAGTGGCACGTGCTGCCTCAGGAAAGTGTCTTCCGCTTCTCCTTCGTGCCCGTGGTGGATGGAGACTTCCTCAGTGACACACCCGAGGCCCTCATCAATGCTGGAGACTTCCACGGCCTGCAG GTGCTGGTGGGTGTGGTGAAGGATGAGGGCTCCTATTTTCTGGTTTACGGGGCCCCAGGCTTCAGCAAAGACAACGAATCTCTCATCAGCCGGGCCCAGTTCCTGGCCGGGGTGCGGGTCGGGGTCCCCCAGGCGAGTGACCTAGCTGCCGAGGCTGTGGTCCTGCATTACACAGACTGGCTGAACCCTGAGGACCCCGCACGCCTGAGAGAGGCCATGAGTGACGTGGTGGGCGATCACAACGTCGTGTGCCCCGTGGCCCAGCTGGCTGGGCGACTGGCTGCCCAAGGTGCTCGGGTCTATGCCTACATCTTTGAACACCGTGCGTCTACGCTCTCCTGGCCCCTCTGGATGGGGGTGCCCCATGGCTACGAGATCGAGTTCATCTTTGGGCTCCCTCTGGAACCCTCGCTAAACTATACCGCCGAGGAGAGAACCTTTGCTCAGCGACTGATGAGATACTGGGCCAACTTCGCCCGCACAGG GGACCCCAATGACCCCCGAGACCCCAAAGTCCCGCAGTGGCCACCCTACACGGCGGGCGCGCAGCAGTATGTGAGCCTGGACCTGCGGCCGCTGGAGGTTCGGCGAGGGCTGCGCGCCCAGGCCTGCGCTTTCTGGAACCGCTTCCTACCCAAATTGCTCAGCGCAACCG